The Apium graveolens cultivar Ventura chromosome 11, ASM990537v1, whole genome shotgun sequence genome has a window encoding:
- the LOC141696992 gene encoding glyceraldehyde-3-phosphate dehydrogenase B, chloroplastic, whose amino-acid sequence MASNAAIASSRIPTTTRLPSKCSHSYPTQCFSKRLDVAEFSGLRSSVSLTYSRSAREGSFFDVVAAQLTPKTTGTSPVKGETVAKLKVAINGFGRIGRNFLRCWHGRKNSPLEVVVLNDSGGVKNASHLLKYDSMLGTFKADVKIVDNETISVDGKLIKVVSNRDPLQLPWAELGIDIVIEGTGVFVDGPGAGKHIQAGAKKVIITAPAKGADIPTYVVGVNEKEYDHDVANIVSNASCTTNCLAPFAKVLDDEFGIVKGTMTTTHSYTGDQRLLDASHRDLRRARAAALNIVPTSTGAAKAVSLVLPQLKGKLNGIALRVPTPNVSVVDLVVNVAKKGISAEDVNAAFRKAADGPMNGILAVCDEPLVSVDFRCSDVSTTIDSSLSMVMGDDMVKVVAWYDNEWGYSQRVVDLAHLVASKWPGVATGGSGDPLEDYCKSNPAEEECKVFE is encoded by the exons ATGGCCTCTAATGCAGCTATTGCTTCTTCAAGAATTCCAACCACTACTAGGCTACCTTCCAAATGCTCTCATTCTTACCCTACTCAATGCTTCTCCAAG AGACTCGATGTAGCTGAATTTTCTGGGCTTCGATCCAGTGTTTCCCTGACATACTCTAGGAGTGCTAGGGAAGGGTCTTTCTTTGATGTGGTGGCTGCCCAACTTACTCCTAAG ACTACAGGAACGTCACCTGTTAAAGGAGAGACAGTTGCCAAATTGAAAGTTGCAATCAATGGTTTTGGTCGTATAGGCAGAAACTTTCTCCGCTGCTGGCATGGGCGCAAAAATTCTCCACTTGAAGTCGTCGTTCTTAATGACAGTGGTGGTGTCAAGAAT GCATCACACTTGCTGAAGTATGACTCTATGTTGGGTACTTTCAAGGCCGATGTTAAAATAGTAGACAATGAAACCATCAGTGTTGATGGAAAGCTCATCAAGGTTGTCTCCAACAGAGACCCTCTGCAGCTTCCATGGGCAGAGCTTGGAATTGACATTGTTATCGAG GGGACAGGTGTGTTTGTGGATGGCCCTGGTGCTGGGAAACACATTCAAGCAGGTGCCAAGAAAGTTATTATCACTGCACCAGCCAAAGGAGCTGATATTCCAACATATGTCGTTGGAGTAAACGAAAAGGAATATGACCATGATGTTGCAAATATTGTCAG CAATGCTTCTTGCACAACCAACTGTTTAGCTCCATTTGCAAAGGTCCTTGATGATGAATTTG GTATTGTTAAAGGAACAATGACGACCACTCATTCCTACACTGGTGACCAG AGGCTTTTGGATGCTTCACACAGAGACTTGAGGAGAGCTAGAGCTGCAGCACTGAATATAGTCCCAACAAGTACTGGTGCAGCCAAGGCAGTGTCTCTAGTGCTACCCCAGCTTAAGGGAAAGCTCAATGGTATTGCTCTACGGGTGCCCACTCCAAATGTATCCGTTGTTGACCTTGTTGTAAATGTTGCAAAAAAAGGAATTTCAGCCGAAGATGTCAATGCTGCCTTTAGAAAGGCAGCTGATGGACCAATGAACGGGATTCTGGCTGTGTGTGATGAGCCTCTCGTTTCAGTAGACTTTCGGTGCTCTGATGTTTCTACCACCATTGACTCATCGTTGTCAATGGTAATGGGAGATGATATGGTCAAGGTTGTAGCCTGGTACGACAACGAATGGGGTTACAG CCAAAGAGTTGTAGATTTGGCACATCTTGTAGCAAGCAAATGGCCAGGTGTGGCAACAGGAGGAAGTGGAGACCCTCTGGAGGATTACTGCAAGTCAAACCCTGCTGAAGAGGAGTGCAAAGTTTTTGAATAA
- the LOC141696993 gene encoding uncharacterized protein LOC141696993, whose amino-acid sequence MLQILGCPLVKTLPFHTLQSLSLSPKEEKMTVLLNSLVLPNLSSTYLSSGSFSKSDDLCPGNGYFYNSSFKTNPRTSQRALAVQASYSDGGRPSSGGTFISGFVLGGIIIGTLGAVYAPQISKALAGADKKDIMRKLPKFIYDEEKALERTRKILSEKIEQLNSAIDDISAQLRTEDSPNGVAVSADEIEATM is encoded by the exons ATGTTACAAATTTTGGGGTGCCCTCTTGTAAAAACACTACCATTTCACACTCTCcaatctctctccctctctccaaAAGAAGAAAAAATGACTGTGCTTTTAAATTCTCTGGTTTTGCCTAATCTCTCTTCGACCTACTTATCCTCAG GCTCCTTTTCGAAGTCTGACGACTTGTGTCCGGGAAATGGATATTTTTACAATTCATCATTTAAGACTAATCCACGAACCAGCCAGAGGGCTCTAGCAGTTCAAGCAAGCTACAG TGATGGTGGAAGGCCAAGCAGTGGGGGCACATTCATTAGTGGCTTTGTCTTGGGAGGCATTATTATTGGCACGCTTGGCGCTGTATATGCACCTCAG ATAAGCAAGGCACTAGCAGGAGCCGACAAAAAGGATATTATGAGGAAGCTTCCTAAATTCATATATGACGAAGAGAAAGCTTTGGAG AGAACGCGCAAGATCTTGTCTGAGAAGATCGAACAGCTTAACTCTGCTATAGATGATATATCTGCTCAGCTGAGAACAGAAGATTCTCCCAATGGAGTGGCTGTCAGTGCTGATGAAATTGAAGCTACCATGTAA